The sequence CGAGGGCTCCTCGCCCTTCGGCGGCTCGGGCAGCAGCAGGCGGGACTTCAGGTAGGCGAGCCAGGCCGCCATGACGAGATAATCCGCCGCGAGCTCGAGCCGCAGGCGCCGGGCCTCCTCGATGAAGGCGATGTACTGCTCGGCGAGCGCCAGGATCGAGATCTCGCGCAGGTCCACCTTCTGCCGGCGGGCGAGGTCGAGGAGGAGATCGAGCGGCCCCTCGTAGCCGCCGACGTCGACGACGAGCGCCGGCTCGCCGTCCTCGCGGACGGGGCCCCTGCCCTCCTCGTCGAAGCCGATGGTGCGCGGCGCGTCCACTCTGTGCGAATCTCCCCGTTCGACCGAGGAGACTCGCCCGTTCAGCGAAGCGTCGCAAGCGCCGCGTCGCGGCGCGCGCGGGCGTCCACAAGATCGATGGGCGCGGCCCGGCGCCCCCGGGCGACGAGGGCGGCCTCGGCCCGGCGGGCGGCCTCCCCCGCGAGAACCGGCGCGACGGAGGCGACGGCCTCCATCTCGCGAATGGCGCCGGAGCAGTGCAGCGCCACGTCGCAGCCGGCGGCGAGCGCCTTCGCCGCGCGCTCGTCGAAGCCGCCGCCGAGCGCGTGCATGCCGAGATCGTCGGTCATCAGGAGGCCGTCGAAGCCGATCAGGCCGCGGATCACCTCGGAGACGACCCGCGCCGAATGCGTCGCCGGCGCCCGCGCGTCGACGGCCGTGTAGACCACGTGCGCGGTCATGCCGAGCGGCATGTCGGCGAGCGCCACGAAGGGCGCGAAGTCCGCGCTCTCCAGCGCCTCCTCGCTCGCCTCGACGATCGGCAGCGCCTTGTGGCTGTCGACCCCGGCGCGGCCGTGCCCCGGCAGATGCTTGATCACCGGCAGCACCCCCTCGTCGAGGAGGCCCTCCGCCGCCGCGCGGCCGAAGCGCGCGACCCGCGCCGGATCGTCGGCATAGGCGCGGTCCCCGATCACCGCGTCCGCCCCCGGGACCGGCACGTCGAGGCAGGGCAGGCAATCGACGTCGATGCCGACCTGCGCCAGCTCCGCCGCGATCAGCCGCGCGCCGAGGCGGCAGAGGTCGAGCTTCTCCTCCAGCGGCAGCGCGAGGCGGTCGTAGACGGCGGCCGGCGGATGCTTCGGCCAATGCGGCGGCCCGAGCCGCTGCACGCGCCCGCCCTCCTGGTCGACCAGGATCGGCGCGTCCCGCCCCACCGCCTCGCGCAGGGCGCGCGTGAGCGCCGCGACCTGGGCCGGGCTCTCGACGTTGCGGCGGAACAGGATGAAGCCCCACGGGTCCGCCTCGCGGAAGAACGCGGCCTCGGCGGGCGAGAGGGTCGGGCCGGCGAGGCCGAGGATCATGGCGCGGGGCATCGGGGGGTCCTTGGCGCGTCCGTCGTGTGGGCGTCTCGCGGCGTCCGGCCGCGATTCGGCGCCGCCCCGGCCACCCTAAAGCCGCCCCGGTCCCGGGCAAGAGCATCCCGCCGAGGCGGCGTCGCCGCTCTGCGCGGCGCTCGCCGAGCGCGGCGCCCCCCCCCGTCGACAAACGCCCCCCGATATCGCACATATCCCCCACACCCCGCGAAAACCCCGGCCCCGCATGAAACCCACCCCCGCCACGCTCACCGACCGCCTGACCTTCGGCCGTTTCGGCCAGCGGGGCACCGCGGGCGCGTCGATTCCGGCGCAGGTGGCGTTCGAGGACGTGCATGTGGATTACGGCGTCACCCGCGCCCTCGACGGGGTGACGCTCTGCGTCGAGCCGGGCGAGCTCGTGTGCCTGCTCGGCCATTCCGGCTGCGGCAAGACGACGCTGCTGCGGGTGGCGGCGGGGATCGAGCGGCCCACCGCCGGACGGGTCCTGCTGGACGGGCAGGAGGTGAGCGGGGAGGCGCGGTTCGTGCCGCCGGAGGCGCGGGGCGTGGGTCTGATGTTCCAGGACTACGCGCTGTTTCCCCACATGAGCATCCTCGACAACGTGCTCTTCGGCCTCAAGGGCTTGGCCAAGCCGGACGCGCTCGCCTCGGCCAAGCGCGCGCTGTCGCGGGTGGGGCTCGAGCGGCTGATGAACGAGTTCCCCCACGTCCTCTCCGGGGGCGAGCAGCAGCGCGTCGCGCTCGCCCGCGCCATCGCGCCGCGCCCGGGCGTGCTGCTGATGGACGAGCCCTTCTCCAACCTCGATCGCAGGTTGCGCGACTCCATCCGCGAGGAGACCGTCGCCATCCTGCGCGAGACGGGCGCCACCACCATCGTCGTCACCCACGATCCGGAGGAGGCGATGCGCATCGCCGACCGGATCGTGCTGATGCGGTCGGGCCGGATCGTGCAGGAGGGGCCCGCCGAGACGATCTACCGCCGGCCGGCGGACCTGTTCGCGGCGCGATTCTTCTGCGATTTCAACGAGGTGGAGGGCGTCGTGACGCGCGGGCGGGTGGAGACGCCGCTCGGCCACTTCGCGGCGCCGGGGATCGCGGACGGCGAAGCCGCGATCGTGTGCGTGCGCCCGCAGGCGATCCGGCTGCGCGCGCCGGGATTCTGCATCCCCGGCCGGGTGACCGCGCGGCGCTTCCTCGGCGAGGTCGACCTCGTCCACGTCGTCGTGCAGGGCCTCGATGCGCCGTTGCAGGCGCGCAGCCGTGAGGCATATCGTCCGGATGCCGGCCAGGACGTCGGAATCGACGTCGATCCGGCGGAAGTTCTTGTTTTCGCCACGGGTCGCCACTAGGTTGGCGGCCTCGCACGAGAGGAACGCCGGGCGTCCGGCGGTGGAGGACTAGGTATGGGTGGCGCTAGCATTTGGCACTGGATCGTCGTCGGCTTGATCGTCGTGCTGCTGTTCGGCCGCGGCAAGATCTCCGAGATGATGGGCGACGTCGCCAAGGGCATCAAGGCCTTCAAGAAGGGCATGGCCGACGACGAGAGCCAGGCGGTCCAGAACCAGTCGAACGAGCCTGCGCGCTCGATCGAGCATCAGCCGGGCGAGACCGCGCAGACCGCGCAGAACGCCAACGCCAACAAGGCGGGCTGAGGACGCGCCTTTCAGGCGGCGTCGCGTCGGAAGAGATGTCGTGCTGCATCCGCTGCAGCGCGGCGCGTTCCGCATGACGCAACGTAACGCGTGCGCCCGCCGCGCGCGATCCCGGGGCAGGAAGCCATGTTCGATCTGAGCTGGGGCGAGATGATGCTGGTCGGCGCGGTGGCGTTGATCGTCATCGGTCCGAAGGATCTGCCCCGCACCCTGCGCGCCGTCGGCCAGGCCGTCGGCAAGATCAAGCGCATGGCGTCCGAGTTCCAGGGGCAGTTCAACCAGGCCATGCGCGAGGCCGAGCTCGACAGCGTCCGCAAGGAGGTCGAGGGCATCAATCGCGCCGCCCAGGCCGGCCTCAACCCGGCCAAGGCCGCCCGCGACGAGATCAAGCGCTCGGTGGAGGGCAAGCCGGGGGAGAAGAAGGCCGAGGGGCCGAGCCTCGCCAAGGAATCGGACGCCAAGGCGTCGGTCGTCCAGTCCCCCGACGGCAAGGTGTCGTTCACCAAGGCCTCCGACTCCAAGACCTCCGATTCCAAGACCTCCGACGCCAAGGCCCCTGACGCCAAGGCCCCTGACGCGGGCGAGTCCAAGCCTTCGCAGGAGAAGCCCGCGCCCGCCGCCTCCGCCGGCGACGATCCCGGCGCCAAGGCCGCGCCCCCGCCGCCCGCCGCCGCGCCCGTTCCCGTCGCCGCGTCCGCGTCGGCCGAGAAGGAAGAGGTCAAGCCGTGACGCTCTCGGTCAAGCCCGACGACATCGAGGCCTCGCGCGCGCCTCTGATCGAGCACCTGATCGAGCTGCGCCAGCGGCTGATCCGCTCGCTGATCGCCTTCGTGGTGCTGTTCTTCGCCTGCTTCGGCTTCGCGAAGTTCATCTACAACATCCTGGTCCAGCCCTACGTGAACGCCGTCGGCTCGCCGGAGCTGGCGCGGCTCGTCTACACGCACGGGCTCGAGTACCTCTTCACCCAGATCCAGGTCGCCGTCTTCGGCGCGGCCTTCCTCGCCTTTCCATACGTCGCGGTGCAGATCTACAAGTTCGTCGCGCCGGGCCTCTACAAGAACGAGCGCGACGCCTTCCTGCCCTATCTCATCGCGACGCCGGTCCTGTTCGGCACGGGCGCGCTGGTGGTCTACTACATCGCCATGCCGCTGCTGATGCATTTCTCGGTCGGGATGCAGCAGCTGGCCATCGAGGGCGCGCCGACGATCGAGTTCCTGCCCAAGGTCAGCGAGTACATGTCGCTGATCATGACGCTGATCTTCGCCTTCGGCATCTGCTTCCAGCTGCCGGTCGTGCTCACCCTGCTGGCGCGCGCGGGGATCATCGATTCGGCCTTCCTGCAGGACAAGCGCAAATACGCCATCGTCTTCGTCTTCGTGATCGCCGCCCTGTTCACGCCGCCCGACGTGATCAGCCAGTTCGCCCTTGCGATCCCGACCCTGCTTCTCTACGAGGCTTCCATCTTCGCCGTCCGCATGGTCGAGAAGAAGCGCGCGGAAGCCGAGGCCGCGCGCGAGGCGGCCGATTGAGGCGCTAGAGCCCCTCGATCGGCGCCGCCCTCCAGTCCCGGCGCCGGTTCGAGAGACATGCACGACATACGCGCCATCCGCGAGACCCCGCAGGCCTTCGACGACGGGCTGACCAAGCGCGGCCTCGCGCCCCGCTCCGCCGAGCTGATCGCGCTCGACGACCGCCGCAAGTCCGTCATCGCCGAGGCGCAGTCCGCGCAGGAGCGCCGCAACGCGCTCTCCAAGGAGATCGGCGCGGCCAAGAAGGCCAGGGACGAGGATCGCGCGCAGGCCCTGATGGCCGAGGTCGCCGGCCTGAAGGATCGGCTCGGCGAGCTCGAGCATGCCGAGAAGGAGGCCGTCGCCGCCCTCGAGGAGGCGCTCGCCGGCATCCCCAATCTCCCCGGCGACGAGGTCCCCGTCGGCCCCGACGAGAGCGCCAACGTCCAGCGCTCGGCCTGGGGCGAGCCCCGGCGCGCCAACGCCGCCAAGGAGCATTACGAGCTCGGCGAGGCCATGGGCCTGATGGACTTCGAGACCGCTGCGAAGCTCTCCGGCTCGCGCTTCGTCGTGCTGAAGGGCGGGCTCGCGCGGCTCGAGCGCGCCCTCGGCCAGTTCATGATCGACCTCCACACGCAGGAGCACGGCTACCTCGAGGTCGCCCCGCCGCTGATGGTCCGCGACGAGGCCTTCTACGGGACCGCGCAGCTGCCGAAATTCGAGGACGATCAGTTCTGGGCCGTGAAGGGCGACCAGCTCGACGCCCCGCGCGAGAACCGCCTCGGCCTCATTCCCACCGCCGAGGTCTCTCTCACCAACCTCGTGCGCGAGGAGATCCTCCCGGAGGAGGGCATGCCCCTGCGCTTCACCGCGCTCACCCCTTGCTTCCGCGCAGAGGCCGGCGCGGCGGGGCGCGACACCCGCGGCATGCTGCGCCAGCACCAGTTCGCCAAGTGCGAGCTCGTCTCGATCACGACGCCGGAGCAGTCGAACGAGGAGCACGAGCGCATGCTCGCCTGCGCCGAGGCGGTGCTGCGCAGGCTCGACCTCGCCTACCGGGTGATGACGCTCTCCTCCGGCGACATGGGCTTTTCGGCGAGGAAGACCTACGACATCGAGGTCTGGCTGCCCGGACAGAACACCTATCGCGAGATCTCGTCCTGCTCGAATTGCGGGGACTTCCAGGCAAGGCGCATGCAGGCGCGCTTCCGCCGCGAGGGCAAGCCGCACTTCGTCCACACGCTCAACGGCTCGGGCGTCGCCGTCGGGCGCGCGCTCATCGCCGTGCTCGAGACCTACCAGAACGAGGACGGCTCGGTCACCGTGCCGTCGGCGCTCGCGCCCTATATGGGCGGCACGACCCGAATCGAGAAAGCCTGAACCTCATGCGAATTCTCTGCACCAACGACGACGGCATCCACGCGCCGGGCCTCAAGAGCCTGGAGAAGATCGCGCGCCAGCTCTCCGACGACGTCACCGTCGTCGCGCCGGAGACCGACCAGTCCGGCGTCTCGCACTCGCTCTCGCTGAACGACCCGCTGCGCCTGCGCGAGACGTCGGAGGGGCATTTCGCCATCAAGGGCACGCCCACCGACTGCGTGATCATGGCGATCCGCCACATCATGGCCGACCGCAAGCCGGATCTCGTCCTCTCGGGCGTCAATCGCGGCCAGAACGTCGCCGAGGACGTCTCCTATTCCGGGACCATCGCGGCGGCGATCGAGGGCACCATGCTCGGCGTGCGCTCCATCGCGCTCTCCCAGGCCTACGGCGCCGGCGGGCGCACGGCGATCAAGTGGGCCTGCGCCGAGGCGCACGGGGCGGGCGTGGTCTCGAAGGTGCTCGGCCTCGAGGTCCCGCAGCACACGCTGATCAACATCAACTTCCCGGATTGCGAGCCGGAGAAGGTCGAGGGCGTCGCGATCACCCATCAGGGCCTGCGCAACCAGGAACTCCTCAAGATCGACGAGCGTCGCGACGGGCGCGGCAACCCCTATTTCTGGATCGCCTTCGCCCGCGCCCAGACGACGCCGGGCCACGGCTCGGATCTCTGGGCGATCAACGAGCGCCGCATCTCGGTGACGCCGCTGAAGCTCGACCTGACGGACGAGCCCACCATGACGGCGCTGGCGCAGGCGTTCGAGAGCTGAAGATCGCTCGTCCCGGGCCGCTCGGCGGCCCGGGACCGCGTCACCGGTTCGGCGCGACGAAGCAGTCGCCGCCCGCGGCCTTGATCTGGTCGCAGGCCTGCGTCGCGCGCTCCAGCGAGTAGGCGCCGACGCGCACGCGGAAGATCGTGTTCCCGTTCACCACCGCCTGGCGGATGATCGGCTGGCCGTCGCCGATGATCGCGGAATATTGCGCCTGGAGCTGGTCGAACGCCTGGCGCGCGCGATCCTCGGAGCCGCGGATGGCGAGCTGGACGGCGTAGCCGCCGGTCGGGCCGCTTGCCACCGGCGCCGCGGGCGCAGCCGGGGCGGCGTTCTGCAAGGCCGAGAGCTGCAACGGCGCGGCCGGCTGCGGCGCCGGAGCGGCGGGCTGGGGCGCGGCGGCGGTTTGCGTGGGTGCGCTGCGCGTGGGCGCCGGCGGCGGCACGGGCGGCGCCGGCAGGGGCTCCGCGGCGGCGGTCTGCGTCGGCGGCGGCAGATCGTCGGCCGCGGGGGACGGCAGATCGTCCGGGGCGGGCGCGACGGGAACGGGCTCGGCGGCGGGCGCCGTGGCCAGCGGCTCGATCGGCTCCGTCGCGGGAGCCGGCGCGGGCGCCGTCTCCGGCGCGGGCGCGGCTGCGGACGTCGCCGGCTGCAGGCCCGTGGGAGCGACGATCGTGCCGTCCGGGCGCACCGTGACCGTCCGCACACGCCGCGGCTCGCCGAGGGCGGCGACCGCCGGCGAGGTGACGAGCGGCGGCTGCAGGCCGTTCGAGAGCGCGCCGAGGCCGTCCTCCGCGACGGCCTGGCCGATCGGGTCCTCGGCCCGGTCCGCCGGCTGCGCGGGCGCGGCGCCCGGGCTCGGCAGAACGACGCGCGGAGCCTCGCGCGCCGGCTCGACCGGCTCGGTCGCGAGACCGGCGATGTCGACCGGCTGCTCCTCGCGGTCGACGACGCGGCTCTCGCCACCGTCGCGCGCGTCGAGGAGCGCGGTGTCCTGGTTCGGAATCTCGACGCCGCCGGGATCGGCGGGCGCGACGCGGGCGGGCTCGGAATCGGCCGCGATCAGGGGAGGCGCGTCGGAATCCTGCTCGACGCTGCCGGCGAACCACAGGGCGCTCCCCACGCCGACCAGGGCGACGACCACGAGCGCGCCCGCGGTGACGAGGCTCTTGCGGCCGAGCCCGCGGCGGGGCGCCTCCTCCTCCTCGTAGACCGCGCCGTCGCCGGCCCAGTCGGCCGCATCGTCGTGCGGGGCGTAGCCGTCGTCGTAGACGTCCTCGGCATAGCCGTCGTCGTGCGCGGCCTCCGCGTAGTCCTCGCGAACGGCCCCGTCCTCGGCATACGGGTCGTCGACGTCGAAGCCGTGCGCCGCGTATTCGGCCCGCACGTCGTCCTGATAGAGATCGGGCTCGACGGCCGGCGGCGCGTGGCGCTCGCTTCCCTGCCCCGTCTGCGGCGCGCGGCCGCGGCGGGCCTGGTCCTCGTCGAGGAGCGCGCCGAACGGGTCGTCCTGGCCGACGATGCGGGCGAGCTCGGAGAGCGGGTCCGCCTTCTGCGACGGGGCGCCCGCCTGCGGCTGGCCGCCGCCCTGCCGGAGCTGCCGCTCGATCTCGTCGAGATCGATGGAAAGCCGCCTTCTCGCGTTGTCGCTCATCGCGCTCGACCCTTCTCGTCCCTGGCCCCGTCAGTCTCGGCGCCGTCCCGCGCGCCCGGCCCGATGACCGCTCAGCGCATCTCGTCGGGCGCCGACACGCCGAGGATCGACAGCCCCGAAGCGATGACGCACCGCACGGCGTGGGCCAGGGCCAGCCGGGCCTGCGTGGACTGTCGGTCGGCTTGATTAACAAACCGTAATTGCGGCAAGTCTTTGCCCTTGTTCCATAATTGATGCAGCGAAGCGGCGAGGTCGTAAAGGTAGAAAGCCACGCGATGCGGCTCGTGCGCGCCGGCCGCCTGCTCGATCGTGCGCGGGAACAGGGCGATCCGCCGCAGCATGTCGAGCTCGGCCTCGTCCGAGAGGATCGAGAGGTCCGCCTGCGCCAGCACCGTGGGCCCGAAATCGACGCCGGGCATCTGCTCCGCCGCCTGCCGGAAGATCGACGAGCAGCGCGCATGGGCGTACTGCACGTAGAAGACCGGGTTGTCCTTCGACTGCTCGACCACCTTGGCGAGGTCGAAGTCGAGCGTCGCGTCGTTCTTGCGCATCAGCATCATGAAGCGCACCGCGTCGCGGCCGACCTCGTCGACCACGTCGCGCAGCGTCACGAAATCGCCGGCGCGCTTGGACATCTTCACCGGCTCGCCGCCGCGCAGGAGCCGCACCAGCTGGCAGAGCTTGACGTCGAGCGCCCCCTCGCCCCCGGTCACGGCGGCCACCGCCGCCTTCATGCGCTTGACGTAGCCGCCGTGGTCGGCGCCCCAGACGTCGATCATCTCCGAGAAACCGCGCAGGTATTTCGAGCGGTGATAGGCGATGTCGGCGGCGAAATAGGTGTAGGACCCGTCGGACTTGAGCAGCGCGCGGTCGGTGTCGTCGCCGAACCGGGTCGCGCGGAACAGCGTCTGCTCGCGGTCCTCCCACTCCTCGTCCTTCACGCCCTTGGGCGGCTCGAGCCGGCCCTCGTAGATCAGGCCGCGCGCGCGCAGGTCCGCGATGGCGCTCTCGATGTCGTCGGTCTCGCCGGCGGCGAGCGAGCGCTCGGAGAAGAACACGTCGTGCTTGATGTCGAGCGCGGCGAGGTCGGCGCGGATCATCCCCATCATCATGTCGATGGCCGTGTCGCGCACGATGGGGAGCCAGGTCTCCTCGTCCTGCTCGAGCAGGCCGGGCCCGTGGATCTCCTCCAGCGCCTCGCCCACGGGAATCAGGTAGGAGCCGGGATAGAGCCCATCCGGGATCTGGCCGATGTCCTCGCCCAGGCACTCGCGGTAGCGCAGGTAGGCCGAGCGGGCGAGCACGTCGACCTGCGCGCCCGCGTCGTTGATGTAGTATTCGCGCGTCACGTCCTCGCCGACGAAGGCGAGGAGGTTCGCCAGCGCGTCCCCGAACACCGCCCCGCGGCCGTGGCCGACATGAAGCGGGCCCGTCGGGTTCGCCGAGACGTACTCGACGTTGATCTTCGCGCCCGTCCCCGCGCCGCCGCGCGCATAGCCCGTGCCCTCGCGCACCGCCGCGCGCAGCACGTCGTGCAGGACGGACGGCGCGAGACGCAGGTTGATGAAGCCCGGCCCCGCGATCTCCACCGCTGCGATGCGCGGATCCTCCCGCAAGTCGGCGGCGATCCTCTCCGCGAGGTCGCGCGGCTTCGTCCCGGCGTCCTTGGCGAGCACCATGGCGGCGTTCGTCGCGAGGTCCCCGTGCGCGGGATCGCGCGGCGGCTCCACCACCGCGCGGGCGTGGTCGAGCCCCGCGGGAAGCGCGCCGGCCTCCACGAGCCGAGCGAGCGCCTCGGCCACGCGGGCCTCGAATAGGGCGAAGAGGTTCATGTCTGGCCTGGCCGTTCCTGTGGCCGTGGCGGAACGAGCGCCGCCGCGGCCGGTTCGCGTCGTGTGCGGGGTTTAGGACGGAACGGGCCGGGGGGGAAGGGGGTGGGTGGTCGGGCGCGAAGGCGTTCATGCTCTCACGCCTGAGATCAAGGCCAAGGCGGCGCGCCTGGCCGCATCGATCTGGCGTTGCTGATCGTCGAACTGGCCGAGCGCGACCGCACCTTCGAGCAGGAGCAGGAGCTGCTCGGCGGCCCCTCGCGTGTCCCGGGCCCCGGCCCGGGCGAGCGCGGTCTCGAGCAGGCCGCGCACGCGCACCTTGTGGTCGCGGGCGAGGCGGAAGACGTCGGGGTGCTGACGGCCGTATTCCGAGGCCGCGGTCTGGAACAGGCAGCCGCGCGCGCCGTATCGCGCATGCCAGGCGCGCAGGGCCTCGAACAGGCCCTCGGCGATGCCCGCCGCATCGGGCGCGCCGTCCACGGCCCGCCCGATCTCGGTCTCGAACAGGTCGGCCCGGTACTCCAGCACGGCGAGCGCGACGTCGTGCTTGCCGCGGAAATGCTTGTAGAAGGTCCCGCGCGAGGTGCCCGAGGCGTCGAGAACGGCCTCCACGCTCACCCCCACGAAGCCCAATCGATAGAAAAGCTCGTTCGATCGCTCGACGATCGTCGTTCGGCTGTCGGTCATTGTCACCTACGCCTTCGTTTCTGCGCGACTTGAGCAATATACGCCGCTCTTTCGCTCGGTAAACTACCGTAGCGAGAGGTTAGAACATCGGACGATTAGCACGTTGACTGGGCGACTCTATCCCCAGTTGCGGGGTTAGACATATCACATCGCGCCTGCTATACAAGCCTGTATATTCATCCCGGAGCGAAAAAATGCGCCTTCCCCCTCTGTTCTGGACGGCCGCCGCGGGCCTCGCGCTCGTCGGCGTCTCCTTCGGCATCGCGCGCTACGGCTACGGCCTGTTCCTTCCGCGCATCGCCGAGACCTTCCAGATGGACGAGCCGACGCAGGGGCTCGTCGCCAGCGGCTCCTACGCCTCCTACGTCCTCGCGACCATCGCCGCGGCCTGGGCTTCCGGCCGTTTCGGGCCGCGCCTGCCGATCGTGCTCGGCGTCGCCGCCGCGTCGATCGGCGCCGCGATCGTCTCGCTGGCCGACGGGCTCGTGCTTCTCGCCGTCGGGGTCGCGCTCGCCGGGTCGAGCCCCGGGCTCGTCTTCCCCGCACTCTCCGACTGGGTGTCGATCGTGGCGCGGGAGGAGGGCCGCAACCGGCTCTTCGCGGTGATGAACTCGGGCACGGGCGCGGGCGTGATCCTGGCCGCGCCCTTCGCGCTCGTGCCGGCGGACCTGTGGCAGCACGCCTGGGCCGCCTTCGCGCTGGCCTCCGTGCTGTTCGGGGCCGGCGCGATCGCGCTCGCGCCGCCCTACCCGCCCGGTCGCGGCCTGCCGCAGGCGCCCTCCTTCAGAGCCGCGGACCTGATCAAGCCCGCGGCGCTGCCGCTCTACGCCAGCGCGCTGATCGCGGGGCTGACCACGGCGGTGTACTGGACCTTCTCCATCGCGACGATCTTCGAGGCCGGCGGCTCGCTCGGGGCGCTGCAGCGCCCGGAGATCGCCTTCTGGGCGCTCACGGGAATATCGGGCTTCATCGGCGCGCTGACCGGGGACGCGGTGAACCGGCGCGGGCTCCCGCTCGTCACCCGCGGCACGCACGCCGCCATCGCCACGGCCTGCCTGCTCATCGGCCTCGCCCCCGCCTCGGGCGCGGCGATCGTCGTCTCCGGGGCGGTGTTCGGCGCGGCCTTCATCTTCGTGACGGGGCTCCTCGGCGTGTGGAGCCTGCGCGTCTTCTGGGAGCGCCCCTCGGCGGGGTTCGGGTCGACCTTCCTGATCTTCACCTTCGGGGCGATGATCGGGCCGCTCGTCGGCGGGGCGCTGTCGCCGACGCTGGGGCGCGAAGGCGTGTTCCTTCTCGCCGCGGCGGCGACGCTGATGCCCTGCTTCCTCCCGGCGCGCGCCTTCGCCCGCGCGCGCCAGGCGGCGATGGCGCCGTCGCCGCGCGCGCCCTGCCCCGACGGCGCGCACGAGCCCGGCTGAGGACGGCCCCCGCGGGGGGCGGCGCGCGGCTTCGGCCGCCGCACTTGGCCTCCTAAGCACCTCTGTTTACATATTCTTCGCAGGTCGCACGGATCTTTTTCGCACGTGCGACAAGAAGCCGGTCGCCCCCATGTTCGCCTCCCCCCGACGCCTCTGGCCCGCGCCGACACGGGAGGCGCAGGCGTTGCTGCGGCGGTGGCGGGCGGCGGCGGGGCCGCGCCGCGAGACGCCGCGCTACGAGGAGATCGTGCACGCCCCGCGCGCGGTGGGCTTGACGGAGGTGCAGGGCTTCCTGTTCAGCGCCCCGAAGCCGGCGCGGGACTTCCCGGAGCTCGCCGCGCAAGCGTCAGACGAATCCGCGCGGGCGCCGGACGAAGCCGCGCGCGGGTCGGCTCGACCCGCCTTGGCGGGAGAAGACGCGCTCAGCTGCCGAACACCGTGTTCAGCTGCGCGCCCACCATCACGAAGGTGGTGCGCTTGGGCACCTCCTTGAGCTTGGTTGCGCCGATATAGGTCATCATCGAGCGCACGCCGCCCATGATCTCCTGCATCGTCCCGTCGACCGGGCCGCGATAAGGCACGGTGACGGTCTTGCCCTCGGAGGCGCGGTAGGCGGCGACGCCGCCGGCGTACTTCTTCATCGCGGTGTCGGAGGACATGCCGTAGAACACCATCTTGGCCGGCTGCTCGACGCCGTCGACCACATCGCGCACGATCTCGCCCTCGCATTCATCGTGGCCGGCGAGCATGCCGCCGAGCATGACGAAGTCGGCGCCCGCGCCGTAGGCCTTGGCGATGTCGCCGGGCACCGTGCAGCCGCCGTCGGCGCAGACCAGGCCCTTGAGGCCGTGGGCGGCGTCGGCGCATTCGATGACCGCGGAGAGCTGCGGATAGCCCACGCCCGTCATCTTGCGGGTGGTGCAGACCGAGCCCGGGCCGATGCCGACCTTGACGATGTCGGCGCCCGCCAGGATCAGCGCCTCGGTCATGTCGCCGGTGACGACGTTGCCCGCCATGATCACCGCGTCGGGGTTCTCGGCGCGGGCCTTCTCGACCATCTCGACGAACTTCTCGGTGTAGCCGTTGGCGACGTCGATGCACAGGAAGCCGACCGGCGCCCGGCGCTTGACCGCGGCGAACTTCTCCCAGTCCGCCTCGGCGGTGCCCACCGTGTAGAAGGCGGCGGCCGAATCGGGGCCGTTGAAGAAGTCGATCAGCGCCTCGGCGGGGTAATGCTTGTGCAGCGCGACCATCGCCCCGTGGGCGAGGAGCGCGCGCGCCATGCCCATCGTGCCGGTCACGTCCATGTTGGCCGCCACCAGCGGGAAGCCGGTCCAGGTGCAGCCGGTATGCATGAAGCGCAACGTGCGGGTGATTTCGACGGCGGCGCGCGAGGCCAGCGTCGAGCGCTTGGGCCGGATCAGCACGTCCTTGAAGTCGAGCTTCGGATCGTTCTCGATGCGCATGTTGAGACCTCCCGTGAGCGCACGCGCGCGCGCCAGAGGCGGGGTTCCGTGCGAAACCCCGCGCGCAGGCTCTGCGGCTGTAGCGGATTTCGGCTCAGATTAGCGCAATCGGCGGGCGGGGACAATGCGAGCGTGGACGGTTCGGCATGGCAATGATATCATTTCAACGATATCTGAGAGGAGAGGAGGAAGCCATGCGCGTTGCGAGGTGGGGAG comes from Salinarimonas sp. and encodes:
- the surE gene encoding 5'/3'-nucleotidase SurE translates to MRILCTNDDGIHAPGLKSLEKIARQLSDDVTVVAPETDQSGVSHSLSLNDPLRLRETSEGHFAIKGTPTDCVIMAIRHIMADRKPDLVLSGVNRGQNVAEDVSYSGTIAAAIEGTMLGVRSIALSQAYGAGGRTAIKWACAEAHGAGVVSKVLGLEVPQHTLININFPDCEPEKVEGVAITHQGLRNQELLKIDERRDGRGNPYFWIAFARAQTTPGHGSDLWAINERRISVTPLKLDLTDEPTMTALAQAFES
- a CDS encoding SPOR domain-containing protein, translating into MSDNARRRLSIDLDEIERQLRQGGGQPQAGAPSQKADPLSELARIVGQDDPFGALLDEDQARRGRAPQTGQGSERHAPPAVEPDLYQDDVRAEYAAHGFDVDDPYAEDGAVREDYAEAAHDDGYAEDVYDDGYAPHDDAADWAGDGAVYEEEEAPRRGLGRKSLVTAGALVVVALVGVGSALWFAGSVEQDSDAPPLIAADSEPARVAPADPGGVEIPNQDTALLDARDGGESRVVDREEQPVDIAGLATEPVEPAREAPRVVLPSPGAAPAQPADRAEDPIGQAVAEDGLGALSNGLQPPLVTSPAVAALGEPRRVRTVTVRPDGTIVAPTGLQPATSAAAPAPETAPAPAPATEPIEPLATAPAAEPVPVAPAPDDLPSPAADDLPPPTQTAAAEPLPAPPVPPPAPTRSAPTQTAAAPQPAAPAPQPAAPLQLSALQNAAPAAPAAPVASGPTGGYAVQLAIRGSEDRARQAFDQLQAQYSAIIGDGQPIIRQAVVNGNTIFRVRVGAYSLERATQACDQIKAAGGDCFVAPNR
- the argS gene encoding arginine--tRNA ligase, with product MNLFALFEARVAEALARLVEAGALPAGLDHARAVVEPPRDPAHGDLATNAAMVLAKDAGTKPRDLAERIAADLREDPRIAAVEIAGPGFINLRLAPSVLHDVLRAAVREGTGYARGGAGTGAKINVEYVSANPTGPLHVGHGRGAVFGDALANLLAFVGEDVTREYYINDAGAQVDVLARSAYLRYRECLGEDIGQIPDGLYPGSYLIPVGEALEEIHGPGLLEQDEETWLPIVRDTAIDMMMGMIRADLAALDIKHDVFFSERSLAAGETDDIESAIADLRARGLIYEGRLEPPKGVKDEEWEDREQTLFRATRFGDDTDRALLKSDGSYTYFAADIAYHRSKYLRGFSEMIDVWGADHGGYVKRMKAAVAAVTGGEGALDVKLCQLVRLLRGGEPVKMSKRAGDFVTLRDVVDEVGRDAVRFMMLMRKNDATLDFDLAKVVEQSKDNPVFYVQYAHARCSSIFRQAAEQMPGVDFGPTVLAQADLSILSDEAELDMLRRIALFPRTIEQAAGAHEPHRVAFYLYDLAASLHQLWNKGKDLPQLRFVNQADRQSTQARLALAHAVRCVIASGLSILGVSAPDEMR
- a CDS encoding TetR/AcrR family transcriptional regulator — its product is MTDSRTTIVERSNELFYRLGFVGVSVEAVLDASGTSRGTFYKHFRGKHDVALAVLEYRADLFETEIGRAVDGAPDAAGIAEGLFEALRAWHARYGARGCLFQTAASEYGRQHPDVFRLARDHKVRVRGLLETALARAGARDTRGAAEQLLLLLEGAVALGQFDDQQRQIDAARRAALALISGVRA
- a CDS encoding MFS transporter, which encodes MRLPPLFWTAAAGLALVGVSFGIARYGYGLFLPRIAETFQMDEPTQGLVASGSYASYVLATIAAAWASGRFGPRLPIVLGVAAASIGAAIVSLADGLVLLAVGVALAGSSPGLVFPALSDWVSIVAREEGRNRLFAVMNSGTGAGVILAAPFALVPADLWQHAWAAFALASVLFGAGAIALAPPYPPGRGLPQAPSFRAADLIKPAALPLYASALIAGLTTAVYWTFSIATIFEAGGSLGALQRPEIAFWALTGISGFIGALTGDAVNRRGLPLVTRGTHAAIATACLLIGLAPASGAAIVVSGAVFGAAFIFVTGLLGVWSLRVFWERPSAGFGSTFLIFTFGAMIGPLVGGALSPTLGREGVFLLAAAATLMPCFLPARAFARARQAAMAPSPRAPCPDGAHEPG